The following coding sequences are from one Saccopteryx bilineata isolate mSacBil1 chromosome 3, mSacBil1_pri_phased_curated, whole genome shotgun sequence window:
- the RNF182 gene encoding E3 ubiquitin-protein ligase RNF182, translating to MASQAPEDAAESQVSDELECKICYSRYNLKQRKPKVLECCHRVCAKCLYKIIDFGDSPQGVIVCPFCRFETCLPDDEVSSLPDDNNILVNLTCGGKGKKCLPENPTELLLTPKRLASLISPSHTSSNCLVITIMEVQRESSPSLSSTPVVEFYRPTSFDSVTTVSHNWTVWNCTSLLFQTSIRVLVWLLGLVYFSSLPLGIYLLVSKKVTLGVIFVSLVPSSLVILMVYGFCQCVCHEFLDCMAPS from the coding sequence ATGGCTAGTCAAGCACCAGAAGATGCTGCAGAATCTCAGGTCTCTGACGAGCTTGAGTGCAAGATATGCTATAGTAGATACAACCTGAAACAGAGGAAACCCAAAGTGCTGGAGTGTTGTCACAGGGTTTGTGCCAAATGCCTCTATAAGATTATAGACTTTGGGGACTCCCCCCAAGGTGTTATCGTCTGTCCTTTCTGCAGGTTTGAGACATGCCTGCCGGATGATGAAGTTAGTAGCCTGCCCGATGACAACAACATCCTTGTGAACTTGACTTGTGGAGGCAAAGGCAAGAAGTGCCTGCCAGAAAACCCCACTGAGCTGCTGCTGACCCCCAAGAGGCTGGCCTCCCTCATCAGTCCTTCTCACACTTCCTCCAACTGCCTGGTTATCACCATTATGGAGGTGCAGAGGGAGAGCTCCCCGTCTCTGAGCTCTACTCCTGTGGTGGAATTTTATAGGCCTACAAGTTTCGACTCTGTTACCACTGTGTCACACAACTGGACTGTGTGGAACTGTACCTCCCTGCTGTTTCAGACATCCATCCGGGTGTTGGTTTGGTTGCTAGGTTTAGTTTACTTCAGCTCCTTACCCTTAGGAATCTACTTGCTGGTCTCTAAGAAGGTCACTCTTGGGGTCATCTTCGTTAGCCTCGTCCCTTCAAGCCTTGTTATTCTGATGGTATATGGTTTTTGCCAGTGTGTGTGTCATGAATTTCTAGACTGTATGGCACCTTCTTAA